GTGCTCTTTAACCGGGATGCTAACTGTTCCGGGGCCTTGTCGGAGAGGTAATCTTGCCTCCATCCTTACCGGGTACATCCAGTTTTACTCATGACAACATGATCATCCTTATATTTTGGCAAGCCTAAAGAGTTTTAGTGTAGTGTTCACGTTTCCTTTCACCAATGAAATAGAGGAAATTGAACCAGGGAGCAATATAACAATGTTGCTCTTTCACCATTGTACACAAAAATATGGTTGTTTCACAAATCCAAGCATATTTTCTTTTTATGTCCAAGGAAATTAAGCAATTTACAATCAGTAAACGAATCTAGGGAGCAAATGGATAAATGGTTAGGATCTTGCAAGAAAAAAATACCTCAGTAAAACTTACACATACACAACTGCTGATCTTCTCCTACTATTCTCCTTATATACAATATTAATTTGTAACACATCAGACTCTCCAAAAATTTTGAGATCTCTAAAGATAAAATGATGTTCTTCAGTGTCAGCGCCGCTTCTTCTTAGCCTAAAACATACCCCCTCTGTCCCACaatgtaagatgtttttgcaagctatgttagcttgcaaaaacatcctATATtatcggatggagggagtagtacaacgACATTCTAAGAACCATAAAACCAAGCAAAAACGCCAGCAGCAAGGGAAAAGGGCGACAACCGCCTTCAGATGTTATTCGCTACGGCCTATAGCAAATTTTCTAGGCAACAAAGATAATGCTAGCTCAACATGCATTTAATAAAAAAATGAATTACAAATCACAATGAAAAAATATTTGACGACTTAAAGCAAACAAATACTaatctttgttgttttcttttccATTTCAGTAAGAAACAAAATGAGTACACGAGTCATCCCCATGAAATGCATCAAAAAAGCAAGCAGGAGCAACAAAATTAAAGCAAACTTCTTACTAGGTTGGCAACTCATCCAAGTATTTTTACATGGACCATCATAATCCAACACAAATAAACTTGACATAAAAAACAACAATGATCGGACGCATTACATACATCATCATATGTATGTGTAATACATGACCATGTTTAGTGTTGCTGGAAGACCACTTTCCTTCTCATCCTGGGCAACAACTTCAGCTTTGTTTTCACACGATCTCTTTATAGCATATGTCAGGGCACTTCATGGATAATCTGGATAGCACTCACGTGTTCATTCATTTTGTCATATAACGGTCAAAGAAAAAAAAAGTACACTCAATTTATCATTTAATTAGAGCACCGGTTTAATCCGTAAAGGCAGCGTGTAGAGcactctctcacacacacagagTAATGCTTGTATTTCTTAGTTTTTCCACCTACCTATGGCACATCATTTCAAGAATATAGTTGTTGAAGCAACTTATATGCAAAGCACGACTACTATCACGACATCCTTTTTGAGGAAAAAGGTAATTAATAACACGACATTCTATGTCTCATTGCTATCTTATTTATTTGATCATTTTGGGAGCTTCAATTCCTTGAATAATTCAGTGAATGCCATCTGCAATGACCCGTTGTCTGCCAATGCCAACACTCATCTAGCCTTCTCCTTCGCCAATGTCAGCCTCCCACTTAGATTCTCCCCTTCTTCTCCATGCCCTCAGCCTTCACAAGTTCCTCGTCATACTTCTCCATCACCTCCCCGACATTCATATCATCCACCATGAATATAATTCATAACATTCAGGCGGTAAAGGTCAATGTACACCAAGCCGGTCAAATAAATAGTACTTTAGCATCTCTCAAGGGAAGTTTCAAATTTCACCTAAAAATTTCAATTAAAGTCATGTCAATAATTTAATCTTCTACCAATATTAAATACTATATGATAAATGTGATAGCTTAAATTCAAAGTAATAGATTGGATCCTCCCTTAACAATATGACTGGTAGATAGTTTTGAGAGGAAATCTGCATATATTTTAGCATAGACTTACCCAAAGAAAAAGTCATTATAACCGCTCAACAAATGACCTATAACCTCTAATGTACCGAAGGGGAACAGATCAGATGACATGTTTTTGTAAGTCCTAGGATAACCAAAAAGCACATCATCATGACATGTCCTAAGTTGGAAGTGTGACACTTACCGTGGTATGTAATTGATATATTCCAGTTGGAAGTGTGTCATCAGATGCAATGTGTTAGTGTGTCATTAGATGCAATGTGGAGGGAAGATATCAAGGATACTCATCGGAGTATATATGCGGTGGCACTGGAGCAGCTGATTACCGGTAGGAGAACGGCAGCCCCACTCGTGTACTGGTCGGCAGTCACAACCATGCAATTGTACCCGTCGCTACTGCGTGTATTTGCAGATTAGAGAGCTGTAGATTCAGGATCCAGAGATGGAAGAAGATAACTGGGTCGCCAACGTTACTGTCATTGATCCAAAAATCCCTAGGACTGCCTCCAGCAGCGGGCCCTCCAGTAGCATGGCACCGAGTGTGCGGCCCTCTCATCCTCTTCAACACCGCCAACCGCCTCACACTACTCCTTTCCTCGCTTATCTCCACCGCTGCTCACCTTCCCGCCGCCGCCATCCGTCGTGCCCTTCGTCTGAcaacaaaaatatttttttatcaatAGATAAAAGTAAATTcacttctcaaaaaaaaaactaaattcATAATCCATATACGTGTTCATGATCTTATTCCATACGCATGTTCAGAAATGTCCCTAGAACAAATAAATTTGATCTCTCTATACATACGGAATGTAAAACTTAGATGGCCAGCCTGAATTAGTTCATTTCTGAATGCAAGTAGTACCGGAAACTACATAGCATTCACAACTTCCATAGTAGCCTATGGCATCGGACACTTGCATATTTGAAAGGCTCGCAAGCTGAAAGCTACACGTATCACAAAAAAACTCCAAGTACAGTTGATTATACTCTAACCCAGCCGGCAGTGCCACTCCCTTGATCAATCATGAGTTTGTGCTCTAGATTCACAAGTTTGCTCATTCTACACATTGTACACTGCACATTAAAATACATGGATGAAAGGAAGAGAACCAGGTAGACTTGGTTCTCAAAGCATCTGAATAAAAAGAAGCAACATTTGCTTTTTACGTAACCCATATGAAAGAACTTGaattaaaaaaatacatggatgcaTATTAGTTTGGTTTTCTTAGAAATACAGGGATGAAAGGGAGTAGACCACCAATACCGAGCTCACCAATAATCCATTATACATATTTGCAATATAGACCAAAAATCCATTCGGTCCTGGAATTTTACAATATATATTTTCTATTAGTCATGAACAATCATTACAAACCCAAAATTCAATTACTTTAAAATAAGGAGCTCGATATCAGATTACCTGATCTTTCGTAGAGAAAAACAAAATACTAATTTTTTTTGCTAGAACAGCAAGAGGTCAGCCCAAAATAGTTGCTATAATCATCTGCACAAATATAAGATAATTAATGATTCTGCACATGCATCAAGCTTCATTCTATGGGGTTGCGGCGCCCGGACAGGTGAGCACATCAAAATTTCCAGAAACACATCTCAGAAGTAACCGGCCATTTGGCAGTATCAACTACCCCCTTTCCAGAAATATAAAGTGTATTTTGATTTTCTAGGCTCAAGCACTAATCAACGATTAATCTAATAACACATACTTTATGGCGGCACAAATTTGATATCATTAGCTTTGTGCCTCATGTTGTGATTTTCTGACTATGGCACTGTCAATGTCTGAACTCAGACGATTATGATATGTAATGTTTTTGAACGGAGGGATGAAGCAACTGCGGATGCATTAGTTACCTCACGCATTTTATGCGCCTCATCAGGAGTACTGCAGTTTGCGGCACATTTGTCGAACATTTCAAGTATCCTGAAGACTCGATTCCTGGTGTCATTCGGATCTGAAGCGGACGACATCTCCTTGACAATTAGCTCCGCCCATTCAGTCCTGTTGGCTGGAGTATTCATCACCGGCACATCAGATGCCACTGCGATTAACAATCGTTCAAGAGTTAGACAAGATGCAAATTGTACGAATGGTGCTGTTTATAAAAAATATACATCTCTAGACATTACTATAACTATCAGGCAACAAGAGAAAGAAGCAGTCAGGGTTATTTTTCAGTCATGTCAGCCATACCTCCAGATGAGGAGGCACCAGCATTGGTCGTTGCTGAATCCGATGCCAAATAATCCCTGAAGCTTCTGATGGCAGCATCCAAGACATTTCCCGACGCTTTGAGATAGCCCCGCAGAAGCTAGAAATTCCCCAAAATTACCCATTAGACATGTACAGAGCAAGACGGTACAAATTGGGGTTCTCAAGTCCACTGTTGTGGCATAAACCAAAGCTATACCAGGATTTCAGAAAACCATGGCAGAACTTCTGTGCACAAGGATAGAACAGATGTGCAAACTATTTGTTTTCAGTTATTTAGTTCAGACAGTTTACTTCTCAATCCTAAATTTAGCCATCATATGTGAGAAGAATTCAAAGTGGCGGGAGGGCAGGCGATCATGTCGGGTCGAAGGCGTGTACGATAATTGATCAGCAGAGGAATAATCCTCATGGGTGATTCCTACCATGCTTCCCTGTAACGGTTTATACACGAAGCGCTTGGCACACGCAAGAGAGAAATCGTGGTGGATGATTCTTCCGAACTTTTGATTTCCAATTCCATCAATCTCTGAACTCTTAGTCTATTCTAATTCAAGAAAGGGGATATGAATCGACAACAGAAAATTTGTTTCAAGATTCAAGGCACAATCTTTCTTGCGGTGTAACCAAGTTCGattggttcttgtgatgaactgaaTCGGCAGGCTCTACTACACGTCTGCGCACGATCTACCAATCAACCGAAAGAACAAGAAGCGAAAGAAAGAGGCACGGAGCGGCGGCGGGGGTACCTGCGGATCGGCGCTGGGGAAGACGGACTGGACCGCCTCGATGGGGTCGAACTCCATGTTGATGCCGAGGTCGGCGACCGAGGCCGCGGTGGCGGACGGTGAGCACCGGCCCCGCTTCGCCTGCAACACCTCGAAGGGGTCGTCCAGGaaggccgccgccccgcgcctccgggTGCCGTcgacctccaccgccatggcccGGCGACGGCGGCGATCCGGACGGCGACGATCCGGGGCGACGAGACGTTGGCAGCGATTCCGACGGCGAAAGTGGCGATCTGGGGCGGTGACGGCGGCGATCCGGAGGACGCTGGGCTGGTCGACAAGCTCCCGTGTGGCGGCGGCGCAGGAACCCTAGCGCGTGCGAGGGTACGAGGAGAGGATGCttgcgcgaggagagggaggggagTGGTTCGTGCATGAGGGTTGCGAGTTAACggaggtgggaggatgacgaaaaaaaccggaggtgggaggatgacgaaaaaaCTCAGCGAAATTAAACTGCGGAGACTATTCACCAAGTCGTCCATTAGAgtagagattggtgttaaacctactgtattccaacttctctatggtttataaactattttactagccatagattcatcaaaataagcaaacaacacacgaaaaacagaatctgtcaaaaacagaacagtctgtagtaatctgtaactaacggaaacttctggaactccaaaaaatcagccaaaataggatgacctagacaatttgtttattgatcaacaGCAATTGGAaccaatattttatcacgttctgatgatttttaacaattattttcgtgaacagaaagtttctggaaatttctgcaagatcaaataactatcatccaagaagatcctataggtttaccttggcacaaacactaattaaaacataaaaacacatctaaccagaggctagaacaaatatttattcctaaacagaagcaaaaagcaaaaaactaaaaataaaattgggttgcctcccaacaagcgctatcgtttaacgcccctagctaggcataaaagcaaggatagatctaggtattgccatagtaataggatagatcattaaaactcatttcgtattctctacgttcagcagcaagtttcctttgaggcaagcagaagtaatcaaaagggctaaatttaatgggacaaaagtccccaagatcaattttaggaggtataggttcctccttcggcccttcgtattgcacaaccaattcattattataagcattcttttgacagaactttgtgagcctatactcgagagaatatcctagctcattatttcgaatagccaaatcatcattaagttcagaaattctatcaactagaacattggtagggaccttttttctgaggttttcattgaaagcaacgtagtctagagattgaaaacgcattatttcttcttgatcaaagaggatagcctctatgggaggacgtccagcgtccaccctataatgcgcaaagattactttggcctcttttattataaatctgaactcataaGCCAAAAAggtagtagcggcacgcttaacagaagaatgctctatattagaaaattctaggaaaatcctttgtatacaagggtgcaagtgcataaattgcctttcaagttcaactataagcatggcaatagcgtccgcaagactactagttctatgaagaatggaactacccatagaaggcaaagcaccggcacaagtaaagaaatcttgaataactccttttccaataatattaccactactaattcgaaatctttttgtatgcaaggtagggggttcttcagcaggagcatcagaattttccatgatattattattgtccatatcgacaataatttcccaaatttcagacataacggcagaaagagcgaggggcaaaaatgaaaaaagaaggcgaacggaaaagagagggcgaataaaacggcaagggtgaagtggggagaggaaaacgggaggcaaatggcaaataatgtaatgcgggagataagggtttgtgatgggtacttggtatgttgacttttgcgtagacctccccggcaacggcgccagaaatccttcttgctacctcttgagcactgcgttggttttcccttgaagaggaaagggtgatgcagcaaagtagcgtaagtatttccctcagtttttgagaaccaaggtatcaatccagtaggaggctacgcgcgagtccctcgcacctacacaaaacaaataaatcctcgcaaccaacgcgataaggggttgtcaatccctacacggtcacttacgagagtgagatctgatagatatgataagataatatttttggtatttttatgataaagatgcaaagtaaaataaaaccaacggaaataactaagtgctggaagattaatatgatggaaaatagacggggccataggtttcactagtggtttctctcaagagcataagtattttacggtgggtgaacaaattactgttgagcaattgacagaattgagcatagttatgagaatatctaggtatgatcatgtatataggcatcacgtccgagacaagtagaccgactcctgcctgcatattctactattactccacacatcgaccgctatccagtatgcatctagagtattaagttcataagaacagagtaacgccttaagcaagatgacatgatgtagagggataaattcatgcaatatgataaaaaaacatcttgttatcctcgatggcaacaatacaatacgtgccttggtgcccctactgtcactgggaaaggacaccgcaagattgaacccaaagctaagcacttctcccattgtaagaaagatcaatctagtaggccaaaccaaactgataattcgaagagacttgcaaagataaccaatcatacataaaagaattcagaagattcaaatattgttcatagataaacttgatcataaacccacaattcatcggtctcaacaaacacaccgcaaaagaagattacatcgaatagatctccacaagaaagggggagaacattgtattgagatccaaaaagagagaggaagccatctagctaataactatggacccgaaggtctgaggaaaactactcacacttcatcggaaaggctatggtgttgatgtagaagccctccgtgatcgatgccccctccggcgagcttcggaacaggccccaagatgggatctcgtgggtacagaaggttgcggtggtggaattagatttttggctccgtatctgatcgtttgggggtacgtaggtatatataggaggaaggagtacgtcggtggagcaacgtggggcccacgagggtggagggcgcacctgggagggtaggcgcgcccccctacctcgtggcttcctggtagctttcttgacgtagggtccaagtctcctggatcatgttcgttctgaaaatcacgttcccgaaggtttcattccgtttggactccgtttgatattctttttctgcgaaactctgaaataggcaaaaaacagcaattctgggctgggcctccggttaataggttagtcccaaaaataatataaaagtgaataataaagcccaataatgtccaaaacagaagataatatagcatggagcaatcaaaagttatagatacgttggagacgtatcatgcatcatcACAAATAACGGCACCTACCTGGCCAAGAGCGCTCTGGCTCAGTACTGCTCCGTCTCCAGCATCCAGCTTGACTTGGCCTTCGtcgctcatcctcaatccaacggccaggtcgagtgGGCCAATGGCCTGATCTTGTCTGGCATCAAGCTATGACTCGTCGAGCccctcatccgctcacccggcagctggcttgacgtGCTGCAGGCCGTCCTTTGGAGTCTCcaaaagacgccaaaccagtcgaccgggttcacctcgttcttccttgtctacggatcCGAGGCTGTTATCCCGatcgacatcgagttcgactcgccacgAGTCACAATGTACACAAAAGCGTAAGCCAAGGAAGCCCGTGAAGATGGCGTCAACctactcgaagaagcacgcctaTTGGCCCTCAGCCGATCAGCCATCTACCAGCAAAGCCCGAGGCACTACCaaaacaagaagatcaagcccctcacgTTTCGTGAGGAGACCTCATCCTCCggcttgtccagcagcaagccggccagcacaagttggccTCCCCATGGGAGTGCCCTTTCATCGTCAGCAAAGCCCTGtgtgaccgcaacgcctactacctcatcgacacccacaagTCGAACAGGCGCAAGAGAAATACGCCGGTGAAGAAACAAGCCAACCTTGGAATGCAGAGCTCCTccacccgttttacagttagctgtATGCATGTATGTATCACTACCTTTTGAAGTTCAATGAAATACAACAGGACCCCCGAACGAATCTTGGGGGCTACCTTTTCCTATCAAAATTATTGTGTCCCGCACATCCTCATGATTTTTTGCCCTCCACTGCCGGGTCGGCCTATCCGACTCGGGGGCTCAGGGGCTAGCCGGCTTGAGCGCAACCCACCATCCCCCTTAGTACATATCGGCATGTCCGAGTTGCCGAGGCCCTCCACTTCGCTCTAAGCCGCAGTCTGGCTTCGGCTGCTGGCCGGCAAGAACCACGGGACAAAGCGCTGGTACGCCGAAAAATGCTAAGTTGGATTCGCTGGCTCGGTCAATCCGGACTCACCACACTAAGTTTCCGCATGACTAGCTACGCGCCAGCCGGCCcaatgggtgtttcgctcgcgctcaacgtttgaAAGGCCTAAGTACTGCGCGCTCTTTCCCaaggccgaactccttgtcacagaACGAAACCCGGCTGTCtgactcacggggggggggggacctAAAGAAGGAGTGAGCAAGAAGAAAGCTCAAGAACAAAGAACAAAAGTGCAAACACCTGCAAAAATATTTACATTACAGAAATAATGGCCCACGGCCGGAGTTCATTACAATCACCATACACCCCAGTGAGTTGGTGGACTTGTCACTTAACAAAATGCGATAAAAGTAAAGCAGGACGGCTTCAGGCAGCTCTCGGATCGGGTTGCGCGACCGCCGGCTCCTCCGCGGTGACCTCCGGGTTCTGCGAGGCACCGGTGTCGTCCAACCCAGTGTCGTCGTCCGCATAGGGGGCTGACTCCTCGGAGCTGCTCGCCGGATCATCAAGCGCCAAGCCGAAGGTGTAAGGTGgcacctccccgccgtcttcggtcCAGTCCACTTGGAACTTGTCGTGCGACGCGAACGAGGCAAGGTAGCTGGCCAGCGTGGCAATCtggcccgcctcctcctccagttGGGCCTCCGCGTCGGCCCACCGGGCCGCCAACTGGTTCAGGTTCAAGCCTGGATACCAAGACATGATGAACCACAGTGCCAAGTCAGCGTTGGCACTAGCGGCGGAGACACGCCACGCATGAAGCCGTGTCGGTCCGGCTTCCAGCCACCACGCCAACCGTGTAAAGCTGTTGGGCTCAATGGCGCCAGGCAAGAGGGCCGCCACCATCCTCACCACGGCCTCGGACAACCATGCCGTCTATTTGTCCAGGACCCTCAGGAGGGCCTTGGCGGCGTGCATCATCTCCGAGAAGCTCCAAGCGACATTTGGATCAAGTCCGGCGCCCGCGTCCGCCTGGTTCAACTGGTGGGCAAGCATGGCCTCCTCTGCCGTCTCCTGCGCCTTCGGGAAGTACTCTGTCAAGTGAAGAAGGAAAACGGTCAGCCATGAAAAAGCTCAGCAGGCTCGCATCCCGGCGAAATCAACAGAGATACACTTACTGACAAGGAGCTCATCCAGATGTTGCGCCTCGCACAACATACCGTGCCGCTCCAAGTTTCCGGCGCGACCGTTGGCTTCGAGCGCCCTCTCGAGCTCGGCGACCTTGTCAACGGCCGCCTTCAGCTCATCGCCCCTTGCGTTGGCCGCCTTATCGCGCTCGTCCCCAAGCCAGACAAGCTCCGCCTGGTGGGCCTCCgccgccttggcggcctcctccttcagccgctccacctcggcctggagctggcTGTTGTCTGCGAACACCTGGTCGCGCTGCTAGCTGGCTTCCACCAGTCGGTGttgggggtgtcgtgcgacatatgacaaaggatggcttatcatggagggggctaataagacgtcaccggtgccaggaaacgggatgaggcgaaggcatgcacaccggcgaatcttacctaggttcggggctctcctaggagataacacccctagtcctgctctgcggggtctctgcatgatcactaaagcaacaAGAGTTGCTACaggattgctccttgagctgtttctctagagggggaagaagaacaaggctagccctagcttcctctctatgtatgtgtgggtgaaatgaactaaggtctgaaccctttgcatgggtgccctgggggtttatataggcctaccccccaggggtacaaaggtaatctggccgggtgtaggacacggctgtcagtgtctctggtcgccggcttctccgctagCTGATGGGGCCCACCGCCTAGTGGGCCCCGCTGGCTGtctcgtacttggccgacaggccgtgcCCGCCGTTGCGGGTCTGGCCGGCTGCTCAGTACTGTAGCGATGCTGGTAATGACGCGTGCTTTGtcgggggaggcgtggctacagtgtcgccacctggcgggcgatcactgcaGCCATCCCCCATCTCTTCTAATTAATAGCGCATGGactttgagggagggggagggccgcctggtAGGAGTCGGCCTCCCCTCATGCCGGCTGGTCCGTGCCCaccgccttctggcttctcactGACAGGTAAAGCCCACCGCCtatgggccgtaccgacagcccgtacTGGAGGCATGGCCTTCTCTGCCATAGGTGACGTCgtgggtggagtggcaacagtgtcgcACCGGACGGGAGATCTTCGTCcggtacggggcactgtggccatgcttggccctggatttgggggtatcagGGCGTGCTatagccacgccctgtctcatcATATTTATGTGGGCGCAGACTCtgaggagccggcctctctggaggccgcctgctaggagccggcccacCTCGTGGCCGCCTGCTGAGCCTTGCCGTCTTCTGGCAGGCGGCCGCTTGGACCAGTCGGCTGCGAGAAGGCGGCACTTTGGTCTTTGGtttttgaggggcgcagccggccccgatgtcttgaagcgccatggggggccgatgaggctacccgtggctaattactccgacagtagtccttgAAGCTGATGAGGCTCCGCGGCTGGTGAAAGGAAGGAGCCTCGGCAGCTTCCTACTCCAAGTGCTTCATTTGATCTTGCTCCGTCCGTCTTCCGGCGCGCCAACTGCTAGGAGCCGGACAGGACCAGGCGGCTGCCTGGTGGTTCTTGAAACGTTGTGGCGGCAGCCAGGTGGCGCGCCAGCCAGGTGCCAGGCTTGCCGCCAGCTATATGTGCGCCACGTGGCGCTAGCTGGCCAGGCcgcctgccagcccacgcacgtGATGGGACATCGCtgcaggccggggcccaccactatcgggcctcggcacgcgcgcggatccgctgcggccgaggcagaCGGTTGGGGTTCTGTGGCGTGATTACTCCACGCCATTACTACACGGTAAATGAGgagtcgtggggtcgtgggcacagttaatcccatgatccccacgccccgtcccctcggcttcgcagcccagggctataaatagggggaggaggggggcggctctggctcgcg
This region of Triticum aestivum cultivar Chinese Spring chromosome 2D, IWGSC CS RefSeq v2.1, whole genome shotgun sequence genomic DNA includes:
- the LOC123052739 gene encoding uncharacterized protein isoform X1 — protein: MAVEVDGTRRRGAAAFLDDPFEVLQAKRGRCSPSATAASVADLGINMEFDPIEAVQSVFPSADPQLLRGYLKASGNVLDAAIRSFRDYLASDSATTNAGASSSGVASDVPVMNTPANRTEWAELIVKEMSSASDPNDTRNRVFRILEMFDKCAANCSTPDEAHKMRETKGTTDGGGGKVSSGGDKRGKE
- the LOC123052739 gene encoding uncharacterized protein isoform X3, with product MAVEVDGTRRRGAAAFLDDPFEVLQAKRGRCSPSATAASVADLGINMEFDPIEAVQSVFPSADPQLLRGYLKASGNVLDAAIRSFRDYLASDSATTNAGASSSGVASDVPVMNTPANRTEWAELIVKEMSSASDPNDTRNRVFRILEMFDKCAANCSTPDEAHKMREDRMDFWSILQICIMDY
- the LOC123052739 gene encoding uncharacterized protein isoform X2, yielding MAVEVDGTRRRGAAAFLDDPFEVLQAKRGRCSPSATAASVADLGINMEFDPIEAVQSVFPSADPQLLRGYLKASGNVLDAAIRSFRDYLASDSATTNAGASSSGVASDVPVMNTPANRTEWAELIVKEMSSASDPNDTRNRVFRILEMFDKCAANCSTPDEAHKMREDRMDFWSILQICIMDYW
- the LOC123052739 gene encoding uncharacterized protein isoform X4 — its product is MAVEVDGTRRRGAAAFLDDPFEVLQAKRGRCSPSATAASVADLGINMEFDPIEAVQSVFPSADPQLLRGYLKASGNVLDAAIRSFRDYLASDSATTNAGASSSGVASDVPVMNTPANRTEWAELIVKEMSSASDPNDTRNRVFRILEMFDKCAANCSTPDEAHKMREMIIATILG